One region of Citrus sinensis cultivar Valencia sweet orange chromosome 6, DVS_A1.0, whole genome shotgun sequence genomic DNA includes:
- the LOC102617209 gene encoding uncharacterized protein LOC102617209 has product MAGFRLPPEEPEVSPQQPPQQVRVAGDLVSDDERSVAADSWSIKSEYGSTLDDDQRHADAAEALSSAANFRANSDYNSDKEEPDPEGMASMLGLQSYWDSAYADELANFREHGHAGEVWFGADVMDVVASWTKSLCISISQGHMLNHVEDLKSEPVEENDKYLSSWSVLDIGTGNGLLLQELSKQGFSDLTGVDYSEDAINLAQSLANRDGFSCIKFLVDDVLDTKLERQFQLVMDKGTLDAIGLHPDGPLKRIMYWDSVSKLVAPGGLLVITSCNSTKDELVHEVSNLSQRRIGVSQEHEIKDEEACREPPFRYLNHVRTYPTFMFGGSEGSRVATVAFLRN; this is encoded by the exons ATGGCCGGATTCCGATTGCCGCCGGAAGAACCCGAGGTTTCGCCGCAACAGCCGCCGCAGCAGGTCCGCGTCGCGGGCGATCTAGTGTCTGACGACGAGCGGTCAGTCGCTGCGGACTCGTGGTCAATAAAGAGCGAGTATGGAAGCACTCTCGACGATGATCAGCGCCACGCCGATGCCGCTGAGGCCCTCTCCTCCGCCGCAAACTTCCGCGCTAATTCTGATTACAA TTCTGACAAGGAGGAGCCAGATCCAGAAGGGATGGCATCAATGTTAGGTCTTCAGAGTTACTGGGATTCTGCTTACGCAGATGAGTTGGCTAATTTTCGTGAACATGGCCATGCTGGTGAAGTTTG GTTTGGAGCTGATGTCATGGATGTTGTTGCTTCTTGGACAAAAAGCTTGTGCATTAGCATATCACAAGGTCACATGCTGAATCATGTTGAAGATCTTAAGTCTGAGCCTGTGGAAGAGAATGATAAGTATTTGTCTTCTTGGAGTGTACTTGATATTGGTACTGGCAATGGTCTGCTTCTTCAAGAACTTTCCAAGCAGGG GTTCTCTGATTTAACTGGAGTTGATTATAGTGAAGATGCAATAAACCTTGCTCAAAGCCTTGCTAATCGTGATGGATTTTCCtgtattaaatttttg GTTGATGATGTTCTTGACACAAAGCTCGAAAGACAATTTCAGCTTGTCATGGATAAAGGGACTTTAGATGCCATTGGACTGCATCCTGATGGTCCTCTCAAAAG GATCATGTATTGGGATTCTGTTTCAAAGTTGGTGGCTCCTGGTGGATTATTG GTGATCACATCGTGTAACAGTACAAAAGATGAGTTGGTGCATGAAGTGTCAAATTTAAGTCAAAGAAGGATTGGTGTGTCCCAGGAACATGAGatcaaagatgaagaagcaTGCAGGGAGCCTCCATTCCGTTACCTTAATCATGTTCGCACATACCCAACCTTCATGTTTGGTGGATCGGAGGGATCTCGTGTTGCCACTGTGGCATTCCTTCGGAATTGA